The DNA region AGCGACTGCGCAGGCGGATCGCTGCTTGGATTGTGGTAACCCATATTGTGAGTGGAAGTGCCCAGTCCACAACTACATCCCACAATGGCTAAAGCTTGCCAATGAAGGTCGGATCCTCGAAGCCGTTGAATTGTCACACCAAACCAACAGCTTGCCTGAAGTTTGTGGTCGAGTGTGTCCGCAAGATCGTCTGTGTGAGGGCTCTTGTACTCTCAATGAGGACTTTGGCGCTGTCACCATAGGTAACGTTGAAAAATACATTACCGACAAAGCCTTTGAAATGGGCTGGAAGCCTGACATGTCCAAGGTGGAATGGACCGATAAAAAGGTTGCCATCATTGGAGCAGGTCCAGCAGGCTTGGCAGCTGCCGATATCCTAGTGCGCAATGGCGTGAAACCTGTCGTATTTGACCGATATCCTGAAATTGGAGGCCTGCTGACCTTCGGTATCCCTTCATTTAAGCTTGAAAAAGGCGTGATGGAAAATCGTCGTCGCGTCTTCACCGAGATGGGTGTTGAGTTCCGCATGAATGTCGAAGTAGGTAAAGATGTGCAAATGCAAGAGCTACTTGATGAGTACGATGCCGTCTTTTTGGGTGTTGGTACTTACAAGTACATGCGTGCGGGACTAGAAAATGAAAGTGCGCCGGGCGTTTACGATGCTCTGCCATTCTTGATTTCAAATACGTACAAGGTCATGGGCTTGGAGCACGACAAACCTTTTATCGACATGGCAAAACAACGCGTAGTGGTACTCGGTGGTGGTGATACCGCAATGGACTGTGTTCGTACCTCTATCCGCCAAGGTGCGTCAAACGTTGTATGTGCTTACCGTCGTGATGAAGCCAATATGCCAGGCTCTCGCCGCGAGGTGAAAAACGCCAAGGAAGAAGGTGTGAAGTTTATGTTCAACCTTCAGCCTTTAGGAATTGAAGTCGATGCGTCAGGCAAAGTCTCGGGGGTCAAAGTGGTGAAAACCGCACTTGGCGAACCTGATGAGGCGGGTCGCCGCCGTCCAGAGCCCGTCGAAGGCAGCGAGCACGTTCTACCAGCAGACGTCGTGATCATGGCGTTTGGTTTCCAACCACACAAAATGGATTGGTTAGCACCGTTTGATGTCGACTTGGATCAATGGGGCCGTATCAAGGCTCCAGCGAAACAAGATTTCCAGTTCCAGACCAGCAACGAAAAGATCTTCGCTGGTGGTGATGCGGTACGAGGCTCAGATCTTGTAGTAACTGCCATTGATGAAGGACGAAAAGCGGCAGAAGGCATTCTCGATTACCTCGAAGTCTAATCACAGCTAACATCACAAAAAGGATCCTATTATTGGATCCTTTTTCTTTTGTATCCATATAATTAGAAGCAAAAGTATAAGAGTAAATACAATGAAAAAAGCCGCTCTCCTTTCAATCACTTTGCTCAGTTTAACCGCTTGTAGCCAAGGAGTCACAACCATGACGGATCGCTCTCAATCACCTTGTGGTGACAAACCAAACTGCGTTTCCACCCAAGACACGCGTGAAGAATACAACCTAACGCCATTCACCCTTACCGAATCTGCGGACATCGATGCTATTGAGCAAGTTGCGCTTGAACTGCCGGGCGCAAAAACAGCAGTCAAAGAGGGCAATTACTTGCGCATCGAGTGCACGTCTAAAATCATGCGTTTTGTTGATGACCTAGAACTAAAAATTGAAGATGAACAGCTCATCGTCCGTTCTGAATCCCGTGTTGGTTATTCTGACTTTGGTGTTAACCGCAAACGAGCAAATCAATTACGTTCATTGTTAGCGAATGCTGAGTTAATCAAATAACGACCATATGTGGTTGCAGAGTGGTATACTCCCGCCAACTTAAATTTTTATCGAAAGAGAGTGTTATGAAAGTCGGTATCATCGGTGCGATGGAGCAAGAAGTCGCCATCCTAAAAGAAGCCATTACAAACTGCCAAACTGTAAACAAAGCAGGTTGTACGTTTTTCTCTGGTCAAATTAACGATGTAGATGTCGTTCTGCTTCAATCAGGCATCGGTAAAGTTGCAGCAGCAGTCGGCACAACCATTCTCCTAGATGAATATCAACCTGATGTTGTCATCAACACAGGCTCTGCTGGCGGTTTTGACTCAAGTCTAA from Vibrio hyugaensis includes:
- a CDS encoding FAD-dependent oxidoreductase, with the protein product MSQNVYQFIDVQRVDPAKKPIKVRKIEFVEIYEPFTKQQATAQADRCLDCGNPYCEWKCPVHNYIPQWLKLANEGRILEAVELSHQTNSLPEVCGRVCPQDRLCEGSCTLNEDFGAVTIGNVEKYITDKAFEMGWKPDMSKVEWTDKKVAIIGAGPAGLAAADILVRNGVKPVVFDRYPEIGGLLTFGIPSFKLEKGVMENRRRVFTEMGVEFRMNVEVGKDVQMQELLDEYDAVFLGVGTYKYMRAGLENESAPGVYDALPFLISNTYKVMGLEHDKPFIDMAKQRVVVLGGGDTAMDCVRTSIRQGASNVVCAYRRDEANMPGSRREVKNAKEEGVKFMFNLQPLGIEVDASGKVSGVKVVKTALGEPDEAGRRRPEPVEGSEHVLPADVVIMAFGFQPHKMDWLAPFDVDLDQWGRIKAPAKQDFQFQTSNEKIFAGGDAVRGSDLVVTAIDEGRKAAEGILDYLEV
- a CDS encoding DUF1499 domain-containing protein, with protein sequence MKKAALLSITLLSLTACSQGVTTMTDRSQSPCGDKPNCVSTQDTREEYNLTPFTLTESADIDAIEQVALELPGAKTAVKEGNYLRIECTSKIMRFVDDLELKIEDEQLIVRSESRVGYSDFGVNRKRANQLRSLLANAELIK